One genomic region from Vannielia litorea encodes:
- a CDS encoding fasciclin domain-containing protein, translated as MLRTLTLAATAAALTTGAAMAANPTVGGAPMLVERNIVENAVNSPIHTTLVAAVKQAGLVDTLASEGPFTVFAPTDAAFAMVTPESLNALMQPGAKKQLTEILTCHVVGAKAMSTAIAGMIADDGGMHPVPTLGGCTLQAKMTGGKITLTDENGRMATVTVADVEQSNGVIHVIDRVMLPKQ; from the coding sequence ATGCTTCGCACACTGACCCTCGCCGCCACCGCCGCCGCCCTCACCACCGGCGCCGCCATGGCCGCCAACCCCACTGTCGGCGGCGCGCCCATGCTGGTCGAGCGCAACATCGTCGAGAACGCCGTGAACTCGCCGATCCACACTACGCTTGTTGCCGCTGTCAAGCAGGCCGGCCTTGTCGATACGCTGGCCTCCGAGGGCCCCTTCACCGTCTTCGCCCCGACCGATGCCGCCTTTGCGATGGTCACGCCGGAGTCGCTGAACGCGCTGATGCAGCCCGGTGCCAAGAAGCAGCTGACCGAGATCCTCACCTGCCACGTGGTCGGTGCCAAGGCGATGTCCACCGCCATCGCCGGGATGATCGCCGATGACGGCGGAATGCACCCAGTGCCCACGCTGGGTGGCTGCACGCTGCAAGCCAAGATGACCGGCGGCAAGATCACCCTGACCGACGAGAACGGCCGCATGGCCACCGTCACCGTGGCCGATGTGGAGCAGTCCAACGGCGTGATCCACGTGATCGACCGCGTGATGCTGCCCAAGCAGTAA